A region of the Paenibacillus sp. J23TS9 genome:
AGGCTGGCGATCCTCAAAATGGCTGCCGACCTGGATGATCCGCTGAGCGGAATGACTGCGGCAGAACGCGAGAAAAAGAATATGGTTTATGACCGCACCGTCGATCTAATGACAAAGTACCGACGCGGCGGACTCGTCCAGCAGTTCCCGCATCTCCGAGAAATATACCAGCAGATCGGGTACCAGTGGCAGGAATTGGAGTCTGAACCTATACAGTCATCCGTAACAGAGCAGCAGCAGGAACCGCAGGAACAGAAAGAAGAGAAGCCATCCTCTAGGCTCTCAGGCTGGCTGGATGAATAGGAGGAAGGTGATTGAATCATGAGGTTTGTTGGAACTGACCCGGCTACCGCCACCGGATTTGTTGCCTTGGACGAGCAAGGTAATGTGTTGGAAGAAGTTGAACTCAAGGGCGCTGGCAAAACCATGAAAGGCGGAATCACAGATGAGCAGCTTGCAGACTTAGGGCATCAGCTGTATAAACATCTGAAACCTGGTGACGAGGTCGTCATGGAAGACGCGGCTCATGGTACACAGCGGGGTATAACCACTGGAATGATACATGGTGTTTTACGTTACATGATCCGTCGCAGGTCTTTGAGCCCGAATTTTGTAGCACCTGCCGCGGTCAAGAAATATGTAGGAGTAACTGGATGGGTAGGCGAGGCAGGTAATAAGAGGCGCCTGGTTGATAAGGAGAAGAAGAAAGCAATCAAGGATGCTGTTAAAGAGCACTTTGGATATACACATAAAAGCGACAACGTCATTGATGCTTATATCATCGCAAGAATAGCCTTAAATCTCTACCTGATGCGTGAATACAAGCCCTTGTTGGACACGCTCCCTTACCAGATCGAGGTTGTCGAAGCCATATTAAATAAAGCATAACAAACGCACAGGGAAGCCTGCGGCGGCGGGCAGTCACACCCATTTGAAGGAACAGCAGTTCTTATTTTGAGAGGATGAGTGTTAATGGGGACATCAATTCCCAGACGGGAAAACGAACTGAACGTATCTGGTCAGGGTGCTATAAAGACCTACACATTAACTCCAGAAGAGCTCGCAGCCATTCAACCAAAGCCCATACCAAAATCACATTCAACGCCCCTTGGTTTCAGAACAAAGGTCAAGAACACTAATCCTGAGGAGGTTAGATCAGATATGCCAAAGATCAAAAAAGAAGATTACCTGGAGCTGCGTGTTAAAGGTTCCTCACGCAAAGATGCAGCTAAGAAACTCGGTACCTCAAAACAAAGCTTGGAGACCTATTGGTTCGGTAAGTGGGGCATTAAGAGTGACGCTTCCGAAGAAGTGGAGATCGCTAGATATAAAGAGTTGCGCACCGAGAAGAGGCAGGAGGTTCCCGCCAATCAACTGGCAACAGAGATCAAGTCAGAGACATCCACTCCCCCGGCTCCGATCGAACCGGAAAAGACAACTCCAGCCCAAAAGCAGATTGAAGTAATCCCTTCGCTACCGGTGCAACTGACCCAGGAGCAGGCTGATGCACTTCGGTTAGTCCTACAGATTAAGCAACCGGACGAGATTGTTTTGCATCACTCTTCAACATTCATTGTTACTCGGGAGAGATGGCTGGATGCGCTGGACCCACTGAATGATCTGTCCATGGACGAAATGATCCGCGCTCTGTATTTCGGATTCGAAGCAGTAAAGACTCCCGATGAGCTGCTACTTCAGGAATTTGAAAATGCAGAGGCACGATTTGGGGCTCATTCGGGTGTTGCCTTTAGGACAGGTTTACAGATTGCCGCTGATATTTTAGGGCATAAGGTTGAGGGTGTGAATGGCTGAGACAAAAAGATTCAATGTCATAATTCCTCGTAAAAAACGTCTAGATGAGGCCGACCGCGCTAAGTTGGTTGCATATTGGCAAGGTGTGTACAACCGGAAGGAAAGAGAGATTATCGTTGATAACTTCGCCGGCGGTGGTGGTGCCAGTACAGGTATAGAGTTGGCTACCGGACGAAGTGTGGATATAGCAATTAACCATGATCCGGCTGCCATTGCGATGCACGAGGCAAATCACCCGGAAACCAAGCATTACTGCGAATCGGTTTGGGATGTTGATCCTCGAGAGGTAGCTGCAGGCCGTCCGGTGGGTCTGGTCTGGCTCTCTCCAGACTGCAAGCACTTCAGTAAGGCGAAAGGTGGAAAACCAGTAGAAAAGGCAATTCGAGGACTGGCATGGATTGCAGTTCGCTGGGCGGCAACGGTTCGACCTCGAGTCATCATGCTTGAGAATGTGGAAGAGTTTAAAACCTGGGGACCGCTCATGAAAGATGGTTATCCGGATCCTGACCAGAAAGGTCGGACATTTAATTGCTTCGTGAATGCTCTTCGTCGGCAAGGTTACAAGGTTGAATGGAAAGAGTTGAAGGCCTGTGATTATGGGGCTCCAACGATTCGGAAACGACTATTTTTAATCGCTCGTTGTGACGGCCGACCTATCGTATGGCCCGAACCGACCCACGGCGCACCGGATAGCCCGGAGGTAATGGCTGGAAAGCGGAAGCCTTGGCGAACGGCAGCGGAGATCATCGACTGGTCCATTCCCTGCCCGAGTATCTTTGAACGCAAGAAGCCACTGGCCGAGAATACGGAGCGACGGATCGCCAGAGGGATTCAGCGGTTTGTGACTAACAATCCCAAACCATTCATAGTCCGAGTCAATCACAGCGGATCAAACCACCACTATACGGATGATATTGATGAGCCATTCAAGACAATTACATCCAAAAACGGATGGGGGCTTGTCAGTCCGACGCTCATTGAAATCGGATATGGCGAAGGACCGGGACAGAATCCAAGAGTACCGGGGCTACAAAAGCCATTGGGGACAGTGGTTGCTGGAGGACGTAAGCATGCACTTGTAGCTGCTTTTCTTGCGAAGCACTACGGCGGCAATTATGCAGGGCCGGGAACTGATCTTGATTACCCGCTTAGTACAGTTACAACGGTTGATCATAACGCACTGGTTACGGCTCATATTGCTCGGCATTTTGGAGAGTCCGTTGGCAGCGCAGCAGACGATCCAATCGGTACAGTAACTGCAGGAGGTGGCGGTAAGAGTTCTCTTGTGACCAGCCATCTCATCAAACTGCGTGGAACATGCCAAGACGGCCAGCCGGTCACAGAACCGATGCCTACCATAACGGCAGGCGGATTACATGTTGGGGAAGTTAGAGCTTTCTTATTGAAATATTACGGCTCAGCTGACAACGGCCAGCAGCTGGACAATCCTTTGCATACAGTAACCACAAAAGATAGGTTCGGGCTGGTCACGGTCGAGGGTGTTGATTACCAGATTGTTGATATCGGCATGCGGATGCTGGAGCCACACGAACTATTCGCAGCACAGGGATTCCCAAGCAACTACATCATTAATCGGTATGCGGATGGTAAATCGGTTCCCAAGTCGGCCCAGGTGGCAAGATGCGGAAATAGTGTATCCCCCCTTATTCCCAAGGCATTTGTACTCGCGAATCTGCCAGAGATGTGTATGGGGTCGGGAAATACATTGAGCTACGAACGTTATAAGGAAGCGGTCGGGGCCGGACAGATGGAGTTTTCATTGTGAGGAGGGATAATCCCGATGAATGAGACGGATAAAGCTAATCCAATGGAAGAGATCCTGAAAATTTCAGATCAACTGCCTATGGCTGTTTTGGAGGATATTAACAAGCGAATAGGTGACTGGTTAGCGATGGGCGGGGAATCTACGGACCCATATATCGAACAGCAACTACGGTTTGCAAGAAGATTTGTGAAATGAGGAGAGATGAACGGATGAAATCCATTAATGAATATGTACAAGCAGCACATGAAAACGCGAAATCAAAAGGCTGGTGGGACGAGGATCGGAGTTTCGGTGAGATCATTGCCTTGATCCATTCCGAGGCCTCTGAGGCATTGGAGGATTATCGGAACGGAGAACACCCAAGGACAATGTGGTACGAAAGCAAAAGCAGGCCAGGGGAATGCTCTGATATGCAAAGTGAGGAATTTCGGAAACCTTGTGGCATTCCGTCCGAGTTGGCTGACATTGTAATTCGCGTGTTTGACGCCTGTGGGCGGTACAGTATCGACCTGGAACAAGCGATCCGGGAGAAGATGGCTTATAACGCGACGTGGCCGCAGCGGCACGGAGGGAAGAAATTGTGAGCGAAAAGACAGACATTGAAAAGATGATCGCTCCAGCTCGCCATTCTCTCCAGCATGTTCCACTGACTGAAAGCATGGTGATCGGCGGGACGATCGGAAAACTGCAGCGAGCACTTGAGGAGAAGGATGCAGTTATTAAAGAGCTGACCGGGATAAACGTGATCGATAAAGATAAACTCGTTGAGTTTATAGAATCTGAAATCATGTCTGCTAGGATCGTTGGAACAGGCAGCGATAAGGCAATTGAATGGGAGTGCAGAAGAATTCTCGAACGGATTAATGCCGGCATTTTCGATAAGTCGGAATAGCGCATTCCGACCGTATGACGCAGTAGACACAAAATGCGATACAAAGGAGGTTTTAAGATGAAAGTTGATTTAGTAGGGTTTGATATTGAAAGGGTTAAGGAAATCGCGGTTATGGAGGGTAAGGACCCGGAGACTTTGACAGAAGTTCAAATCTGGGAGATCGTTTCTCATGCTCTTAGATGTTACGAAATAGATTTATTGACGCATTATGCGAAGGGGAGAGATGAATAGTATGCCAAAAATCGAGGGATCAAAAGGTATTTGCCGATTGTGTTTTGAGCCTGTATGGGCAGACCAAGATTTTGTGATTAGTGAAAGTAAATTCTACTATCACAGCGGTTGTGCGAATAAAGTTCCTGATTTGAAGAAATGGGAAGACAAACATAGAAATCCACGTCGAGACTTGGACGGTACAAAAGCAAACTGAACAGTACGAACGAAAAGCTCATAAAGGAGAGGTCTGTGAAGATGAAGGATCAACCAGTTCTGTTTTACTGCAAGGATGGCACGCTGTATCCTGTGGCCCTCACAGCTGAGCAACAGCAAATGTTTGAAATGACGGTCAGCCTTCTTTCACCGCTTAAGGTGATTTCAGGTAAACCGCAAGGACAAGCAATTAATTTACTTTCAAATCGAGAGGAGCAATTATAAATGAAAACTAATATGAACGTACTGTTTAAATCGATGCAAAAGGATGACAAGAAGGAGATCCTCAAATTCGAAATCAAGGGATCGGAGGATGCTGGCGATGAAATGGAGCTGTTTGAGCTCTCTGGCAGTATTGTGGTGCTCTCCCTGGAAGTTGGTGGAGACGATGTGTGCGGTGGCATTTCTGCAGAGTTTGTCTCCATGCAGCGCGACAGCAAGAAGACTGTCATGAAGTTCGGCATCAAAGGTGATAAGGATGACAAGGCCCAGCAGCTTTATAAACTCGCTGGTCGAAACGTAACCCTGGGCGTGGCTCCAAGTCAGATGAGCATCGAGGAATTTAATGAGCCTCGTGAAGGTGTTCGCGGCAAGATCAATCCGGACGGAACAGTCGATGTGGATGATAAGAACCAAATGACTCTCGATGAGGTTGCTGCGGGTTCTGAGGAACAAGGGGAAGATGGTCCGACGATGCCTGAAAGTGACGATGATCTGCCGTTTTGATTGATTGCAACATGGCCCCGGCTTCGGTCGGGGAACATCTTAACAACGGGGTGAGACAGTGGGACAAATGAGCCTCGGGGATGAATTTCTTCCTGAACTGGATGCATCGAAAACAAAGAGGGCCGTCATTGATGCATTTGATAAATACCGGAAATGCAAATACCTAACGTTTGAAGATCGTGAAGCAAATGTCACTGCAGGTCTTAGCGATACTCCAAGGGGTTATACCGGAACAACCAGTGATCAGACAGGAGATATCGCAACGTACAACGTCGACAAACAAAATGAACGAAAAAAATACTGTTTGAAAGTTGAGAGGGCTGTGGCAAGACTCCCTCGAATGGAGAAGTTTCTAATCGAAAAGCGTTATATGTCCGAGGAAAGCAGTTATATAAACGATCAGCACATTTATAATTTTGAGTTCCAGCCGCCGATCAGTTGGACATTGTATAAGAAATATCGCTGGGAAGCTTTTTATAAACTCGCACTGCATTTGGGTATTGCTGTGAAAGTTGAAATTAGCGAGAAAGGGGAACCATCTAATGATCTATAAAAAAGAAGAACTGCCATTTGTCCTCAATCCTCAAGATATTCAAAAAATTCTGGCTATCGGTCGACGGCAGACTTATGAGTTACTGAAAGATCCACCCTTTACTGTTCAAAGGTTAGGCGGACGCGGTGTAATCAAAATTTCGAGGGATGATTTCTTTCGGTGGTTGGATGGAGAGAAAGGTTTAGAATCATAAGCAGGGGAGCTTGCCTCTTGCTTTTATAAAAAAACGGTAGTAACATACACCTAAGCAAGTGATGTCAAAGTAATTTCAAAACGGTAGGTTTTTGGTAGGATACTTGGTAGGAACAAGGGTAACATTCAGAGATTCAAAGGAAACGGAGAACCTGACCAATCTCTTGTAAACACTGGGGTTCCGACACTATCGGTCATGAAGTGGACATCATGAGCAATCATATTAATTGGTTTAATCCTTCGGGGCAGGGTGAAATTCCCTACCGGCGGTGATGATGCATATTGTTTCAAGGTGAGAAGCCATGAAGCGGATGCGTCTCAGTCCGTGACCCGGACGCGTGGCAAGTTGGCCCGCGTACGGTGGACCTGGTGCAAATCCGGGACCGACAGTATAGTCTGGATGGGAGAAGGAGAGGAAGCGCATGTTACATATTGTTCATGCGATGCCACCCAATAAAGCTTAGGCATGCGTGTCTTTTTTCACGTACTCTGGTGTGAACACAGATTGAACTATTATTTGTCTTGCTATCATTCTGCACCATTCACTTGTATGGGGAGAATCTGGTTAATCTGGTTATTCTTAGTTCATTCTAAATAGGGGAAGTTTATTTGGCTTACTCTGTATTCTGTATACCGGATAGTATGCGATCCATAAAAAAGACATTGTTATTTGCTATTCCTGCACACAGGATCTGTCTATAATTCATCATGACAGAAGCTTTATTTGCGTGTCTTCAAATTACTCTCAAGCTGCCCCCGGATGTTGATCCGGCGGGCTTTTTTTGTTGCATTTTGGAATAGGGAGGAGGTTGAGAAAGGCATGGAAACGGTTGTTAACGATGAATTTTATATGTCGCTGGCACTGGATATGGCGGAGCGTGCACAAGGACAAACAGGCATTAATCCGGTGGTAGGCTGTGTCATCGTTAAGGATGGTGCGCTTGTTGGGCTGGGAACGCATCTCCAGCGGGGAAGCGGGCATGCGGAAGTTCATGCTGTGGATATGGCCGGTAAAAAAGCTGAAGGAAGCAGCGTATATGTGACGCTAGAACCCTGCAGCCATTACGGCAAAACCCCGCCCTGCTGCGATCTGCTGGTGAAGGCCAAGGTGAAGCGGGTGATTATCGCCTGTGAAGATCCGAATCCGCAGGTCGCGGGTACAGGAATCGAAAGGCTCAGACAGAGCGGCATTGAAGTGAAGGTCGGTGTTTTAAGAGATCGAGCCATTCGCCAAAATGAGAAATTTATGAAATATATTACGACAGGTACCCCTTATGTGACCATCAAGACGGCGAGTACGCTGGACGGGAAGATTGCAACCGACACGGGTGACAGCAAGTGGATTTCGAATGAAGAGGCAAGGCGGCAGGTACACAGTCTCCGTCACCGGCATCAGGCCATCATGGTTGGCATCGGAACGGTTCAAGCTGATGATCCCGCACTGACGACAAGGCATGACGAGGTCGACGGCCTGCAGCCAATCCGAATCGTTGTGGATTCCAAGCTTCGTTTGTCCCCTGAATCCAGGATTTTCAGTGAAGGCCTATCTCCGGTTATCGTACTAACGACGGAGCAGGCGGATCCGCAGAAAGTGAAGCTCCTAAGGGACCTGGGAGCTGCCGTTCTCGCTTGCGGCAGTGGTCCTTCCGTGGATCTCAGGTTCGCTATGCAGGAACTGGGGCGCTTGGAGATCGGGTCCATATTGGTCGAAGGCGGAGGGACGCTGAACGGTTCACTGCTTAAAGAGCGTCTTGCAGACCGGATTATCATGTATTTGGCTCCGATGATTGTCGGTGGAAAAGCAGCCCCGGTTAATTTCAACTTTGAAGGGGTTCACCGTATCGCAGACGCTGTTACGCTCGATTCCCTGGAGATCGAACAGATCGGGAATAACATATCTGTAACGGGAATACCGGTGTGGCCAAAGTGATGAAGCTCAATAAATAAAGGAGAGATGGCATGTTTACCGGATTGGTAGAAGAAATCGGTATTCTGGATGGAATCACAAGACAGGGTGAAGCCCTGGTTCTAAGTATTAAGGCTTCTGTGATTATGGATGACATCCGGATCGGTGACAGCATTGCGGTGAACGGTGTGTGCCTGACAGCGACGAGGATTGGAAGCAGCGGATTTTCGGTGGATGTTACTCCGCAGACTTACCGGCATTCCAATCTGGCTCTTCTTAAACCGGGGAGCCAGATAAATCTGGAGCGAGCCATGAAGGCAAATGGACGCTTCGGAGGACATCTGGTGCAGGGGCATGTCGATATGACTGGTACAGTTCGCAGGTTATCCAAAGAACGAAATGCGGTACTGATTGATATTGCGCCCGATAGAACGGAAATGTCGGCATACATCATTCCTCAAGGATCGGTCACAGTAGATGGCGTCAGTCTTACGATTGCGCAGGTAGACGGGGATAGCTTCAGGGTATCCATCATCCCTCATACTATTGGTGAAACAGGTCTATCAGGCATTAGGGCAGGCAGCGTAGTGAATATCGAATGCGATATTATCGGCAAGTATGTGCATGCACTGCTTGGCCAGAGGGGTACAGAATCCGGGAGCCGTTCGAAGGGAATCAACCTTGAGATGCTGGCAGCGAACGGCTTTAATTAATGGACGTATATGATTTTCAGCAGAACAAAAGGGGGAATTGACATGATGGATCCATTCATATTTGACCCGATTGAAGACGCGCTTGAGGAACTTCGGGCAGGAAAGGTCATTATCGTGGTGGATGATGAGGACCGGGAGAACGAAGGGGATTTTGTTGCATTGGCAGAAAAGGCCACGCCAGAGGTTATTAACTTTATGATTACTGAAGGCCGGGGGCTGGTGTGCGTGCCGATCACACGAGAACGGGCGAAAGTACTTAAGCTGTCTCCCATGACAGAGCAAAACACCGACCATCACGGTACGGCTTTTACGGTATCGGTTGATTATAGAGATACAACTACGGGCATATCCGCTTTTGAACGCTCATTAACAGTAAAGGCTCTGACCGATCTGGCAGCCGCAGCCGCGGATTTTCGCCGACCCGGGCATATGTTTCCTCTGATCGCCAAGGATGGGGGCGTCCTGCGGCGGGCAGGTCATACCGAAGCAGCGGTGGATCTGGCAAGATTAAGCGGCTGCGCCCCCGCCGGCGTGATTTGTGAAATTATGAAAGAGGACGGAACGATGGCGAGACTTCCGGATTTACAGGGCATCGCGAATAAGCATAATCTGAAGCTGATATCGATCCAGGATTTGATTAAATTCCGCAATCAGCGAGAGCAGTTGGTCCACCGGGAAGCCGAGGTGCGGATGCCAACGGATTTCGGAGTCTTTCAGGCAGTAGCTTATACCAACGATGTGGATGATAAAGAGCATCTGGCACTTGTCAAAGGGACGATATCCAGTGAAACACCGGTGCTTGTGAGGGTGCACTCCGAATGCCTGACAGGGGACGTGTTCCATTCGCTGCGCTGCGACTGCGGTCCGCAATTCGCTGCAGCGCTCCGGCAGATCGAAGAAGAAGGCTCCGGCGTCTTGTTATACATGAGGCAGGAAGGCCGGGGAATCGGCCTGATTAACAAGTTAAAGGCTTATGAGCTGCAGGAGCAGGGGCTGGATACCGTGGATGCAAATCTCAAGCTGGGATTTCCGGCGGACCTTCGCGACTACGGCATCGGCGCTCAAATCCTTAAGGATCTGGGCGTTCGGCAAATCCGTCTTCTGACCAATAACCCGAGAAAGATCAAAGGTCTTGAAGGCCATGGTCTGGAAGTTGTCGAGCGTGTTCCGATTCAGATGGAAGCCGGAGTCGATAACAGCTGTTATTTGCATACGAAACAAACGAAGCTTGGACACATGCTGAGCATGGAATCTTAATCACATATAAGAGAGGTTGATATAGAAATGGCACATATTTTTGAAGGCAATTTGGTATCAAGCGGTTTAAAATACGGGATTGTGGTTGGAAGATTCAATGAATTTATTACAAGTAAGCTGCTCGGCGGCGCTCTCGATGGATTAAAGCGTCATGGTGCTGGTGAAGATGAAGTTGATGTGGCGTGGGTACCGGGAGCTTTTGAAATCCCGTTAGTTGCCAGCAAAATGGCCGAAAGCGGAAAGTATGACGCCGTGATTACTCTCGGAACCGTCATCCGCGGGGCCACTTCCCATTACGATGTGGTATGCAATGAAGTGGCCAAAGGCGTTGCCGCTACCAGTCTGAAGACAGGCGTTCCGGTCATCTTCGGCGTTCTGACGACAGACAGCATTGAGCAAGCCATCGAACGGGCGGGTACCAAGGCGGGGAACAAAGGCTACGAAGCGGCGACGTCAGCTATCGAAATGGCCAACCTGACAAAACAGTTTAAATAAGAATTCAAGGACAAGGAGGCACTCTTTTCATAGGGTGTCTTTTTTTTGCATGCTCCAATGATGGGCCCCCCTTATGTGATAATACGTCGATAGATGCTTTTCAAATCATCGGAGTCCTTCTGCATTACCGTCAAATGATAGGGTAACTTCCCGAAATACCTCGAAGGCTGGGTAGGTGTTTTTGCGTTTATTTATAGCTGATCTGCTCTATCATCCTCAATTTACAAACGCGATATTCTGCAGCAAAATACGGATCGCTCCCTGCAAACCGCCCAGCCAGGAAATCTAGACCATACCGGATAACAACGGTCAATATTTAAAGGTGAGGCTCGCGGCAAACGATTTGCCGGATGTATTTTATTTGAAGTCCTCCCAGTTGTCCGGGTACCAGGAGGCAGTTCTTTCACTTCATGGTTTTGAGGCGACCAAAGCCAACAAGTTCCCTGCCATATTTAGGAGATATCCTGGGTTTGCCGCTGGTATCCTTCTCTGTAAAATCTGAGTGATTTGGCGTTTGTAGCCCAAAAGATCATCGGATAATCTCTATGTGACAAGCTTACGAGCTTGACGAAACTGCAGAAATCATGCTTAGTTAATGTAGTGCCTTTACATAGGGCACTACATTTTTTTAATATAGAAGTAGAAGTAGTGCTGATAAAATTTGATAGATTGATCTATTATGGACGGAGGATAGGCCGTGAACACAGTATTATACAAGCTGGAGACATTTGAGGGTCCGCTCGATTTGCTGCTTCACCTGATAGACAAAGCGGAAATCAATATCCAGGATATCCCCGTCAGCGAGATTACCGACCAATATATGGAGTATTTGCACAGCATGCAGGAGCTGGAACTCGATATTACAAGTGAGTTTCTGGTGATGGCAGCCACGCTGCTATCCATTAAATCGAAGCTTCTATTACCGAAGCCCCCGGTTTTCATCATGGACGAATTTGATTTTTACGATGAAGAGGATCTTGATCCGCGTGCGGAGCTGGTGCAGAAGCTGATTGAATACCGGAAGTATAAAGGAATTGCCAAGCATTTGCAGGAGAAGGAATGGGAACGGAGCCTGCTCTATGCGAAAGAGCCAGAGGATTTGACTCCATGGGTGCCGGCGGTAACCGAGAATCCGGTGCGGGGCCTCCATGCTTCAGATTTGGTCGCCGCGTTCCAGAAAGCTCTCCGCAAAGCGGTTAAACGGACAACCTATACCCGCATTCAGCGGGATGAGATATCGGTCAAGGACCGGATCAGACAGGTCGTAAACGTACTTGAGCAGTCTGGGCGGGGCGGCAAAGTGCTGTTCTCCAGGCTTTTACATGAAGACATGATGAGACATGAGATCGTCGTAACCTTTCTGGCCATATTGGAGCTGATGAAGATGAAACAAATTCTATGTTATCAGGAAAAGCTCTTCGACGACATTGTAATGGAATGGAAAGGGGGAGAGCAGGATCATGGACTTTCCGAAATTGAAATCGATTATTGAGGGACTGCTGTTTCTCTCAGGGGATGAAGGCCTTACGGTCAAACAAATTGCCGAAATAGTGGATCACCGGGCAGAGCTTGTCGCTGATGCGCTCACGGAAATGAAAGAGGATTTTCAACAGCAGCAGCGGGGTATTCAGGTGCTGCAAATTGCAGGAAGCTACCAGCTGACCACGCTCGGGGATCATGCAGCATATTATGAGAAGCTGGCCTATTCGCCTTCCCGGTCCTCTCTGTCCCAGGCAGCGCTCGAAACGTTGGCCATCGTAGCCTACCGCCAGCCCATCACCCGGGTTGAGATAGAGGAGATCCGCGGTGTTAAATCGGAGCGTGCCATTCAGACGTTGGTACACAAGGACCTTATAGAAGAGATCGGCCGAGCAGAGGCGATTGGTCGGCCGATTTTATATGGGACCACAAAATCATTCCTCGATTATTTCGGCCTTCCAAGTCTACAGGCGCTTCCGGAACCGCAATTATTTGAAAGCACAGAAAATCTGGAGGAAGAAACACAGCTGCTGTTCGAAAAGCTTGACGGCAGACAGCTTACGATCGATGATGTGAACTAATTTGATGAATAGAACCGGTAATCTAGATCTTAGATTGCCGGTTTTTTATTGTGATCAGACGAAAAAGAAATCATGTCCAAATTGAGCTTAAAATAGAAATTCGAATCTTTTCCAGCTTTGTATGCCATACTATGTCCGAAGATAACGAATGGTCATTTGTAGGGGGCTATATTGTGTGGATTACGCTGGCTGTTATAGCCGTTATTCTCATATTGCTTGCCGCTGCCGCCATGTCGAACATCATCTGCACCATCCGTTTCAGCAAGGATGGTCATGATGATAAGGCAATAATCGACATCCATATGCTGTACGGACTGGTACGGTTTCATTATGAAATGCCCAAACTTGTGTTTGAAAATATGAAAAAAGGCTTTCTCCTTAAGCTTGAAAAAAGCAGCAACCTGAGCCGGAATTCGGGAAACACGACGCATACCCGGATTAATAAGAAAAAAACGGATTTATGGGCTCATGAAATCCGGATTTTGTTAAGATCGACCGCTTCATTAAAAAAATGGCTTCAGCGGACATTTTCCCATGTTCGGGTTCACGAGCTGAAGTGGTCAACTAATTTCTCAACAGGCGAAGCCGAGTGGACTGCCATCGCTTCGGGTGTATTATGGAGCATCAAAACAACGCTGATCGGCTGGTTATCCTTTCAGGTCCGTATGAAAAGCAGTCCCCGGATAAATGTCATTCCCGTGTTCAAAGACGAGATGCTTTTTTCGACGGAATTTTATTGTGTTTCCCGGCTATCCTTCGGTTACGCCCTATTCGCTGCCATTATTCTGTTATCACGGATTCTGAAAGTGGAAGGCGGATTGAAAAAATGGATTCGCTTATACCGACAGAGGAAAGGTAAGGGTAAGGGGCAGAAAGTTCCAAGTGTTTGACATGGAGATGAGTAAA
Encoded here:
- a CDS encoding DNA cytosine methyltransferase; protein product: MAETKRFNVIIPRKKRLDEADRAKLVAYWQGVYNRKEREIIVDNFAGGGGASTGIELATGRSVDIAINHDPAAIAMHEANHPETKHYCESVWDVDPREVAAGRPVGLVWLSPDCKHFSKAKGGKPVEKAIRGLAWIAVRWAATVRPRVIMLENVEEFKTWGPLMKDGYPDPDQKGRTFNCFVNALRRQGYKVEWKELKACDYGAPTIRKRLFLIARCDGRPIVWPEPTHGAPDSPEVMAGKRKPWRTAAEIIDWSIPCPSIFERKKPLAENTERRIARGIQRFVTNNPKPFIVRVNHSGSNHHYTDDIDEPFKTITSKNGWGLVSPTLIEIGYGEGPGQNPRVPGLQKPLGTVVAGGRKHALVAAFLAKHYGGNYAGPGTDLDYPLSTVTTVDHNALVTAHIARHFGESVGSAADDPIGTVTAGGGGKSSLVTSHLIKLRGTCQDGQPVTEPMPTITAGGLHVGEVRAFLLKYYGSADNGQQLDNPLHTVTTKDRFGLVTVEGVDYQIVDIGMRMLEPHELFAAQGFPSNYIINRYADGKSVPKSAQVARCGNSVSPLIPKAFVLANLPEMCMGSGNTLSYERYKEAVGAGQMEFSL
- a CDS encoding DUF6877 family protein, whose translation is MNETDKANPMEEILKISDQLPMAVLEDINKRIGDWLAMGGESTDPYIEQQLRFARRFVK
- a CDS encoding ArpU family phage packaging/lysis transcriptional regulator codes for the protein MSLGDEFLPELDASKTKRAVIDAFDKYRKCKYLTFEDREANVTAGLSDTPRGYTGTTSDQTGDIATYNVDKQNERKKYCLKVERAVARLPRMEKFLIEKRYMSEESSYINDQHIYNFEFQPPISWTLYKKYRWEAFYKLALHLGIAVKVEISEKGEPSNDL
- a CDS encoding helix-turn-helix domain-containing protein, coding for MIYKKEELPFVLNPQDIQKILAIGRRQTYELLKDPPFTVQRLGGRGVIKISRDDFFRWLDGEKGLES
- the ribD gene encoding bifunctional diaminohydroxyphosphoribosylaminopyrimidine deaminase/5-amino-6-(5-phosphoribosylamino)uracil reductase RibD — its product is METVVNDEFYMSLALDMAERAQGQTGINPVVGCVIVKDGALVGLGTHLQRGSGHAEVHAVDMAGKKAEGSSVYVTLEPCSHYGKTPPCCDLLVKAKVKRVIIACEDPNPQVAGTGIERLRQSGIEVKVGVLRDRAIRQNEKFMKYITTGTPYVTIKTASTLDGKIATDTGDSKWISNEEARRQVHSLRHRHQAIMVGIGTVQADDPALTTRHDEVDGLQPIRIVVDSKLRLSPESRIFSEGLSPVIVLTTEQADPQKVKLLRDLGAAVLACGSGPSVDLRFAMQELGRLEIGSILVEGGGTLNGSLLKERLADRIIMYLAPMIVGGKAAPVNFNFEGVHRIADAVTLDSLEIEQIGNNISVTGIPVWPK
- the ribE gene encoding riboflavin synthase, translated to MFTGLVEEIGILDGITRQGEALVLSIKASVIMDDIRIGDSIAVNGVCLTATRIGSSGFSVDVTPQTYRHSNLALLKPGSQINLERAMKANGRFGGHLVQGHVDMTGTVRRLSKERNAVLIDIAPDRTEMSAYIIPQGSVTVDGVSLTIAQVDGDSFRVSIIPHTIGETGLSGIRAGSVVNIECDIIGKYVHALLGQRGTESGSRSKGINLEMLAANGFN
- a CDS encoding bifunctional 3,4-dihydroxy-2-butanone-4-phosphate synthase/GTP cyclohydrolase II, with amino-acid sequence MMDPFIFDPIEDALEELRAGKVIIVVDDEDRENEGDFVALAEKATPEVINFMITEGRGLVCVPITRERAKVLKLSPMTEQNTDHHGTAFTVSVDYRDTTTGISAFERSLTVKALTDLAAAAADFRRPGHMFPLIAKDGGVLRRAGHTEAAVDLARLSGCAPAGVICEIMKEDGTMARLPDLQGIANKHNLKLISIQDLIKFRNQREQLVHREAEVRMPTDFGVFQAVAYTNDVDDKEHLALVKGTISSETPVLVRVHSECLTGDVFHSLRCDCGPQFAAALRQIEEEGSGVLLYMRQEGRGIGLINKLKAYELQEQGLDTVDANLKLGFPADLRDYGIGAQILKDLGVRQIRLLTNNPRKIKGLEGHGLEVVERVPIQMEAGVDNSCYLHTKQTKLGHMLSMES